A genome region from Gossypium hirsutum isolate 1008001.06 chromosome A04, Gossypium_hirsutum_v2.1, whole genome shotgun sequence includes the following:
- the LOC107898111 gene encoding protein LAX PANICLE 2 isoform X1 gives MTMVPAENLSKRNHLPHCGGLDFYGCGGGGGGDSSYTENFGLMNRLHGYDYHNEACLGSDLGANKMAENPSRTNSLNETGSSSKDYNQEQEERDDEGWLQLSIGGHATKYHHHHHNKHDQVDLTATRGGLTELDLLPGGTSHQERPHMPEFRPPLHPLVMQGFTTSLFLQQEGTSSMFSRACRPIAAATAPSTLVPLGSYFARPFQVQPGIDVAGPSTDFKIIDPPRRPHSGIWFILQASENQAKEPFLPQIPKSYLRIKDGKMTVGSIMKYLVNKLKLDSESEQVEIRCRGEELEPGLTLEHVRDQIWSSTDAVVTLLPHTSTPPSLHFNLMLLHYGRRG, from the exons ATGACCATGGTTCCTGCTGAAAACCTTTCTAAACGAAACCATCTTCCTCACTGTGGCGGCCTGGATTTTTACGGTtgcggtggtggtggtggtggtgatagCAGTTATACAGAGAATTTTGGTCTCATGAACCGTCTTCACGGGTATGACTATCACAACGAAGCTTGCTTAGGATCTGATCTGGGTGCTAATAAAATGGCTGAAAATCCATCAAGAACTAATAGCCTTAATGAAACCGGCTCCAGCTCTAAGGattacaatcaagaacaagaaGAGAGAGATGATGAAGGTTGGCTCCAACTCAGTATAGGAGGTCATGCAACAAaataccatcatcatcatcataacaAGCATGACCAGGTCGATCTAACCGCGACAAGAGGAGGGTTGACCGAGCTTGATCTATTACCTGGTGGCACCTCTCATCAAGAAAGGCCACATATGCCTGAGTTTAGACCTCCACTGCATCCACTGGTTATGCAAGGTTTTACAACTTCTTTATTCTTACAACAAGAAGGAACCAGCTCCATGTTTAGCAGGGCATGTAGGCCTATAGCAGCGGCAACAGCTCCTTCCACCTTGGTGCCATTAGGCTCCTATTTTGCCAGACCATTTCAAGTGCAACCCGGAATCGATGTCGCCGGGCCGAGCACTGATTTTAAAATCATTGATCCTCCTAGAAGACCCCATTCTGGCATTTGGTTCATCCTACAAGCATCTGAAAACca AGCAAAAGAACCATTCTTGCCTCAAATACCAAAGAGCTACCTGAGAATcaa GGACGGGAAGATGACAGTAGGGTCAATAATGAAGTATCTGGTTAACAAGCTGAAACTGGATAGCGAATCCGAG CAGGTAGAGATAAGATGCAGAGGGGAAGAGCTTGAACCAGGGTTGACGTTGGAGCATGTGAGAGATCAAATATGGAGTTCAACAGACGCCGTCGTCACTTTGCTTCCACATACCTCAACGCCACCATCCCTTCATTTTAATCTCATGCTTCTTCACTATGGTAGGAGGGGTTGA
- the LOC107898111 gene encoding protein LAX PANICLE 2 isoform X2: protein MTMVPAENLSKRNHLPHCGGLDFYGCGGGGGGDSSYTENFGLMNRLHGYDYHNEACLGSDLGANKMAENPSRTNSLNETGSSSKDYNQEQEERDDEGWLQLSIGGHATKYHHHHHNKHDQVDLTATRGGLTELDLLPGGTSHQERPHMPEFRPPLHPLVMQGFTTSLFLQQEGTSSMFSRACRPIAAATAPSTLVPLGSYFARPFQVQPGIDVAGPSTDFKIIDPPRRPHSGIWFILQASENQAKEPFLPQIPKSYLRIKDGKMTVGSIMKYLVNKLKLDSESEVEIRCRGEELEPGLTLEHVRDQIWSSTDAVVTLLPHTSTPPSLHFNLMLLHYGRRG from the exons ATGACCATGGTTCCTGCTGAAAACCTTTCTAAACGAAACCATCTTCCTCACTGTGGCGGCCTGGATTTTTACGGTtgcggtggtggtggtggtggtgatagCAGTTATACAGAGAATTTTGGTCTCATGAACCGTCTTCACGGGTATGACTATCACAACGAAGCTTGCTTAGGATCTGATCTGGGTGCTAATAAAATGGCTGAAAATCCATCAAGAACTAATAGCCTTAATGAAACCGGCTCCAGCTCTAAGGattacaatcaagaacaagaaGAGAGAGATGATGAAGGTTGGCTCCAACTCAGTATAGGAGGTCATGCAACAAaataccatcatcatcatcataacaAGCATGACCAGGTCGATCTAACCGCGACAAGAGGAGGGTTGACCGAGCTTGATCTATTACCTGGTGGCACCTCTCATCAAGAAAGGCCACATATGCCTGAGTTTAGACCTCCACTGCATCCACTGGTTATGCAAGGTTTTACAACTTCTTTATTCTTACAACAAGAAGGAACCAGCTCCATGTTTAGCAGGGCATGTAGGCCTATAGCAGCGGCAACAGCTCCTTCCACCTTGGTGCCATTAGGCTCCTATTTTGCCAGACCATTTCAAGTGCAACCCGGAATCGATGTCGCCGGGCCGAGCACTGATTTTAAAATCATTGATCCTCCTAGAAGACCCCATTCTGGCATTTGGTTCATCCTACAAGCATCTGAAAACca AGCAAAAGAACCATTCTTGCCTCAAATACCAAAGAGCTACCTGAGAATcaa GGACGGGAAGATGACAGTAGGGTCAATAATGAAGTATCTGGTTAACAAGCTGAAACTGGATAGCGAATCCGAG GTAGAGATAAGATGCAGAGGGGAAGAGCTTGAACCAGGGTTGACGTTGGAGCATGTGAGAGATCAAATATGGAGTTCAACAGACGCCGTCGTCACTTTGCTTCCACATACCTCAACGCCACCATCCCTTCATTTTAATCTCATGCTTCTTCACTATGGTAGGAGGGGTTGA